The following are encoded together in the Streptomyces sp. NBC_00358 genome:
- a CDS encoding VOC family protein, protein MERVLGIGGYFLRAADPGALGAWYRDCLGLDADEHGLWRQEAGPTVFATFESGTDYFGSRGQQTMLNFRVRDLDAMLAQLRAKGAEVAEETQDMEGVGRFGWVTDPEGNRIELWQAV, encoded by the coding sequence ATGGAACGTGTGCTGGGGATCGGTGGATATTTCCTGCGGGCCGCGGACCCGGGGGCCCTGGGCGCCTGGTACCGCGATTGCCTGGGCCTGGACGCCGATGAGCACGGCCTCTGGCGACAGGAAGCCGGGCCGACGGTGTTCGCGACGTTCGAGTCCGGGACCGACTACTTCGGTTCCCGCGGCCAGCAGACCATGCTCAACTTCCGCGTCCGCGACCTGGACGCGATGCTCGCGCAACTGCGGGCCAAGGGAGCCGAGGTGGCGGAGGAGACGCAGGACATGGAGGGTGTCGGCCGGTTCGGCTGGGTCACCGATCCCGAGGGCAACCGGATCGAGCTGTGGCAGGCCGTCTGA
- the mgtA gene encoding magnesium-translocating P-type ATPase, whose product MAEATAAWEQQGTGTPAPPAARARLGEVPPGHTAPTVLEVLRTLDSGPRGLTEAQAEERTARLGENTGPARREASWAHLFVRSLRDPFTAVLGCLGLVSAAVFAWGTASVILLLVVVSCALRACGEHRADRSTAALRELVATTATVVRRPDEEAAPATREVPVAELVPGDVIRLAPGDLVPADVRLLRAGGLTVHQAALTGESEPVAKTADDPPSPAGAGVFEQPQLCFQGSSVASGSATAVVHATGAHTRFAAAHDRTAGRPAASAFDRSVNGISWILIRFMLLTPPLVLMANAALRGRGLETLPFAVAVAVGLTPEMLPVLVTLCLARGASLLARTHGVIVKRLPALHDVGAVDVLCLDKTGTLTEDRPVADRALGPDGQDDPEVLHWAAVNAWWTLQLGDLPQPDALDEAILDAVDEDELTAYDGVAAVPFAPDRRLATAVVRSPGRLGAHTLVVKGDVQAVLERCVLADDERERLAGLAARHADGGTRVLAVATAQRPARGRDYTPADERGLTFRGLITLRDALAPTATAALEVLAHRGVSVKVLTGDHPGTAVRACLDLGIPVDRGAVLTADGIDALTDTELAEAALRTDLFARCTPSHKARITRALRSAGHTVGFLGDGVNDVPALRAADVGIAPRDASDVVREVADVVLAEKDLTAIAHAVAAGRHAGGNIATYLRVTLSSNLGNVLAMLCAGLLLPFLPMLPAQVLMQNLCFDAAQLTFAHDRPHPSVLDRPTVLDPRRLLRFITGFGALNAVADLATFGVLALALHGPGTGDDEAVFHSGWFTENLLTQALVMVLLRAGRTAAGSRGPSPVAWAAITLAAAGLALPASPLGPILGLTALPALYYVLLAAVLFLYAVGLLAARTRYERRRGSAPARAPAGGTGAGRDAGDGNPKAKDAGGRNSVHQGSHEMPHL is encoded by the coding sequence GTGGCTGAGGCCACCGCGGCCTGGGAGCAGCAGGGCACCGGGACACCCGCTCCACCGGCCGCACGCGCACGCCTCGGCGAGGTCCCGCCCGGACACACCGCGCCCACGGTGCTGGAGGTGCTGCGCACCCTGGACAGCGGCCCGCGCGGCCTGACCGAGGCGCAGGCCGAGGAGCGGACGGCCCGGCTGGGCGAGAACACCGGCCCGGCCCGGCGCGAAGCCTCCTGGGCGCACCTGTTCGTACGCAGCCTTCGGGACCCGTTCACCGCGGTCCTTGGATGCCTCGGGCTCGTCTCGGCGGCCGTCTTCGCCTGGGGCACCGCTTCGGTGATCCTGCTGCTCGTCGTGGTGAGCTGCGCGCTGCGCGCCTGCGGGGAGCACCGGGCCGACCGGTCCACGGCCGCGCTGCGTGAGCTGGTCGCCACCACCGCCACCGTCGTCCGGCGGCCCGACGAGGAGGCCGCCCCGGCGACCCGCGAGGTACCCGTGGCCGAGCTGGTGCCCGGTGACGTGATCCGGCTGGCCCCCGGCGACCTCGTGCCCGCGGATGTACGGCTGCTGCGGGCCGGCGGCCTGACCGTGCACCAGGCCGCGCTGACCGGAGAATCCGAACCCGTCGCCAAAACCGCCGACGATCCGCCGTCCCCGGCCGGCGCAGGCGTGTTCGAGCAGCCGCAGCTGTGCTTCCAGGGCAGCAGCGTGGCCTCCGGCAGCGCGACCGCGGTCGTCCACGCGACCGGCGCGCACACCCGCTTCGCCGCCGCCCACGACCGCACGGCGGGACGACCGGCGGCGAGCGCCTTCGACCGCTCCGTCAACGGCATCTCCTGGATCCTCATCCGGTTCATGCTGCTGACCCCGCCGCTGGTCCTGATGGCGAACGCGGCACTGCGCGGCCGCGGCCTGGAGACGCTGCCCTTCGCGGTGGCCGTCGCGGTCGGGCTGACCCCGGAGATGCTGCCCGTCCTCGTCACCCTCTGCCTGGCCCGCGGCGCCTCGCTGCTGGCCCGCACGCACGGCGTGATCGTCAAGCGGCTGCCCGCCCTGCACGATGTCGGCGCCGTCGACGTGCTGTGCCTGGACAAGACCGGCACCCTCACCGAGGACAGACCGGTCGCCGACCGCGCCCTCGGCCCGGACGGCCAGGACGACCCCGAAGTCCTGCACTGGGCCGCCGTGAACGCGTGGTGGACCCTGCAACTCGGCGACCTGCCCCAGCCCGACGCCCTCGACGAGGCGATCCTGGACGCGGTCGACGAGGACGAGCTCACGGCCTACGACGGTGTCGCGGCCGTGCCCTTCGCGCCGGACCGCCGCCTCGCCACCGCGGTGGTCCGAAGCCCCGGCCGGCTCGGCGCACACACCCTGGTCGTCAAGGGAGACGTCCAGGCGGTCCTGGAACGCTGCGTCCTCGCGGACGACGAGCGGGAACGGCTGGCCGGCCTCGCCGCCCGGCACGCCGACGGCGGTACGCGAGTCCTCGCGGTCGCCACCGCGCAGCGTCCGGCCCGCGGACGCGACTACACGCCGGCCGACGAACGCGGCCTCACGTTCCGGGGCCTGATCACTCTGCGGGACGCGCTCGCGCCCACCGCCACCGCCGCGCTGGAGGTCCTCGCCCACCGAGGTGTCTCCGTCAAGGTCCTCACCGGCGACCATCCCGGGACGGCCGTCCGCGCGTGCCTCGATCTGGGCATCCCCGTCGATCGGGGCGCCGTGCTCACCGCCGACGGCATCGACGCCCTCACCGACACCGAACTGGCCGAAGCCGCCCTGCGTACGGACCTCTTCGCGCGCTGCACCCCGTCGCACAAGGCCCGGATCACCCGGGCCCTGCGCAGCGCCGGGCACACCGTGGGCTTCCTCGGCGACGGCGTCAACGACGTGCCCGCCCTGCGCGCCGCCGACGTCGGCATCGCCCCGCGCGACGCCTCCGACGTCGTCCGGGAGGTCGCGGACGTGGTGCTCGCCGAGAAGGACCTCACCGCGATCGCCCATGCCGTGGCGGCGGGCCGGCACGCGGGCGGCAACATCGCCACGTACCTGCGCGTCACCTTGTCGTCCAACCTCGGCAACGTCCTCGCGATGCTCTGCGCCGGCCTGCTGCTGCCCTTCCTGCCGATGCTTCCGGCACAGGTCCTGATGCAGAACCTGTGCTTCGACGCGGCCCAGCTCACCTTCGCCCACGACCGCCCCCACCCCTCGGTGCTGGACCGGCCGACCGTGCTCGACCCACGGAGGCTCCTGCGCTTCATCACCGGCTTCGGAGCGCTCAACGCCGTCGCCGACCTGGCCACCTTCGGCGTTCTCGCGCTCGCCCTGCACGGCCCCGGGACCGGGGACGACGAGGCGGTGTTCCACTCCGGCTGGTTCACCGAGAACCTGCTCACCCAGGCCCTGGTGATGGTGCTGCTGCGCGCGGGCCGCACCGCCGCGGGATCCCGCGGACCGAGCCCGGTCGCCTGGGCCGCGATCACACTGGCGGCCGCCGGCCTGGCGCTGCCGGCCTCACCGCTGGGACCGATCCTCGGCCTGACCGCCCTGCCGGCCCTGTACTACGTGCTGCTCGCCGCGGTCCTGTTCCTTTACGCCGTGGGTCTGCTGGCCGCCAGGACACGTTACGAGCGGCGTCGCGGGAGCGCTCCCGCCCGGGCTCCGGCCGGCGGAACCGGCGCCGGCCGAGATGCCGGCGACGGGAACCCGAAAGCCAAAGATGCGGGTGGACGCAATTCGGTTCATCAGGGTTCCCATGAGATGCCTCACCTGTGA
- the thpR gene encoding RNA 2',3'-cyclic phosphodiesterase: protein MKSGVNDQIRPATVRVFIALAPPDHAKEELAQELRPAYDTHPNLRWNRIEDWHITLAFLGELPVETVPRLRPPLAELAADHRPPSLALRGSGHFDDRVLWSGIDGDLDELHELAADVRTAVRNCGVTFEERPLRPHLTLARARRGDRSSAEEVARALADFTGHPWPAGRLHLVGSNFARGNGPIHYRDIESWPLSAPSTTGP, encoded by the coding sequence ATGAAGTCCGGTGTGAACGATCAGATCCGGCCCGCGACCGTTCGCGTGTTCATCGCCCTCGCCCCACCCGACCACGCGAAAGAGGAACTGGCCCAGGAGCTGCGCCCCGCGTACGACACACACCCGAACCTACGGTGGAACCGCATCGAGGACTGGCACATCACCCTGGCGTTCCTCGGGGAACTCCCGGTGGAGACCGTTCCACGCCTGCGACCGCCGCTCGCCGAGCTCGCGGCGGATCACCGGCCCCCCTCTCTGGCACTGCGCGGCAGCGGCCACTTCGACGACCGTGTGCTGTGGAGCGGAATCGACGGAGACCTCGATGAACTGCACGAGCTCGCCGCCGATGTACGGACCGCCGTCAGGAACTGCGGGGTCACCTTCGAGGAACGACCGCTCCGCCCCCACCTGACCCTGGCACGGGCCCGCAGAGGGGACCGGTCCTCGGCGGAGGAAGTCGCCCGAGCACTCGCTGATTTCACCGGCCACCCGTGGCCCGCCGGACGTCTGCACCTGGTCGGCAGCAACTTCGCCCGCGGAAACGGCCCGATCCACTACCGCGACATCGAGTCCTGGCCCCTCAGCGCCCCGAGCACCACCGGACCTTGA
- a CDS encoding LCP family protein: MLRIAGICLALVVLGTAGVGWWFYEHLNGNIQSVPLDGKGGTEKADAFGRTPINILVMGSDGRTSKTDCKLGGGCSRTGVQTGSNADVQMVVHISADRSNATVMSIPRDTMTQVPACKDKETGQSTAGYYGQINGALEYGPACQVQTVHQLTGIPIDHFVKLDFSGVVKMSDAVGGVSVCVNKDVYDTYSHLKLSSGSHTLKGVAALEFVRSRHGFGDGSDLGRTVSQHIFLSAMIRKFKSAGTLTDPRAVYDLADAATKALTVDDGLGTVKKLIGLASDLNKVPTKRMTFTTMQTAPDATDKNRVVVGTGAKSLFATIANDQSLTTGSGKKSAAAAATTKPSATAVPASQVAVTVENGTGITGRASAVASALIDQGFNSGTATANAPSAATTTTLTYGDGHKGEARTAAKALGLSASHLKQGTTGALILVIGSDWPSGTVYPGGSSSSAPADTKTAVSNANASTADQAKTCAKVSPYRTVSLNGVPMTPTQAYAAARSKPDSDE; this comes from the coding sequence GTGCTGAGGATCGCGGGCATCTGCCTGGCACTTGTCGTACTGGGCACGGCGGGTGTCGGCTGGTGGTTCTACGAGCACCTGAACGGCAACATCCAGAGCGTCCCACTGGACGGCAAGGGCGGCACGGAGAAGGCGGACGCGTTCGGCCGCACCCCGATCAACATCCTGGTGATGGGCTCCGACGGCCGCACGAGCAAGACGGACTGCAAACTCGGCGGCGGCTGTTCCCGGACCGGCGTGCAGACCGGCAGCAACGCCGACGTGCAGATGGTGGTGCACATATCGGCCGACCGCTCCAACGCCACCGTGATGAGCATCCCCCGCGACACCATGACCCAGGTCCCCGCCTGCAAGGACAAGGAGACCGGCCAGTCCACGGCCGGCTACTACGGCCAGATCAACGGGGCGCTGGAGTACGGGCCGGCCTGCCAGGTGCAGACCGTCCACCAGCTCACCGGCATCCCCATCGACCACTTCGTGAAACTCGACTTCTCCGGCGTGGTCAAGATGTCCGACGCGGTCGGCGGTGTCTCCGTATGCGTCAACAAGGACGTGTACGACACCTACTCGCACCTGAAGCTGTCCAGTGGCAGCCACACCCTCAAGGGCGTGGCTGCGCTGGAGTTCGTCCGCTCCCGGCACGGGTTCGGCGACGGCAGCGACCTGGGCAGGACCGTCTCCCAGCACATCTTCCTCAGCGCGATGATCCGTAAGTTCAAGAGCGCGGGCACGCTCACCGATCCCAGGGCGGTCTACGACCTCGCGGACGCCGCCACCAAGGCGCTGACCGTGGACGACGGCCTGGGCACCGTGAAGAAGCTGATCGGCCTCGCGTCCGACCTGAACAAGGTCCCGACGAAGCGGATGACCTTCACGACGATGCAGACGGCCCCCGACGCGACGGACAAGAACCGTGTGGTGGTGGGCACGGGCGCCAAGAGCCTGTTCGCGACGATCGCCAACGACCAGTCACTGACCACCGGTTCGGGCAAGAAGTCCGCGGCGGCGGCCGCGACCACGAAGCCCTCGGCGACCGCCGTACCCGCTTCCCAGGTCGCCGTGACGGTGGAGAACGGCACGGGGATCACGGGCCGCGCCTCCGCCGTCGCGAGCGCGCTCATCGACCAGGGCTTCAACTCCGGGACGGCCACGGCGAACGCCCCCAGCGCCGCGACGACCACGACCCTCACCTACGGCGACGGTCACAAGGGCGAGGCCCGGACGGCCGCCAAGGCGCTTGGCCTGTCCGCCTCCCATCTGAAGCAGGGCACGACCGGCGCCCTGATCCTGGTGATCGGCAGCGACTGGCCCAGCGGCACCGTCTACCCCGGCGGCTCGTCGTCGTCCGCCCCGGCGGACACGAAGACCGCGGTCTCCAACGCCAACGCGTCCACGGCCGACCAGGCCAAGACCTGCGCCAAGGTCAGCCCCTACCGGACGGTCAGCCTCAACGGGGTCCCCATGACACCGACCCAGGCGTACGCTGCGGCGCGGAGCAAGCCCGACTCGGACGAGTGA
- a CDS encoding vWA domain-containing protein yields the protein MQSQAPDLVSLYESAGSSVRAHGLEGVRAAVYLVLDRSGSMRPYYKDGTMQHLGEQVLSLSAHLDDNGTVPVVFFSTDVDGLTDLKLGGHRGHIDKLHENLGHMGRTNYHWAMDEVIDHYVASGCDSPALVIFQTDGGPTSKLAAERYLCKAARLPMFWQFIGFGDPDDNEFAFLRRLDDLAVPRHRVVDNAGFFHAGRDPRSVPDELLYDRLLHEFPNWLLSARTAQVLPPDGGSVAGAV from the coding sequence ATGCAGTCACAGGCCCCCGACCTGGTCAGCCTCTACGAGTCGGCCGGGTCCAGTGTGCGCGCCCACGGCCTGGAGGGAGTACGTGCCGCGGTCTACCTCGTGCTGGACCGCTCCGGGTCCATGCGGCCCTATTACAAGGACGGCACGATGCAGCATCTCGGCGAACAGGTGCTGTCTCTGTCCGCCCACCTCGATGACAACGGCACGGTGCCCGTCGTGTTCTTCTCCACCGACGTCGACGGACTCACCGACCTCAAGCTCGGAGGTCACCGGGGCCACATCGACAAACTGCACGAGAACCTCGGTCACATGGGACGTACGAACTACCACTGGGCCATGGACGAGGTCATCGACCACTACGTGGCATCCGGCTGCGACTCCCCCGCCCTGGTGATCTTCCAGACCGATGGTGGGCCCACCAGCAAGCTCGCCGCCGAGCGCTACCTGTGCAAAGCCGCCCGGCTGCCGATGTTCTGGCAGTTCATCGGTTTCGGCGACCCCGACGACAACGAGTTCGCCTTCCTCCGCAGACTCGACGATCTGGCCGTGCCCAGGCATCGCGTCGTCGACAACGCAGGCTTCTTCCACGCCGGCCGCGATCCGCGCTCGGTGCCCGACGAACTGCTCTACGACCGGCTTCTCCACGAGTTCCCCAACTGGCTCCTGTCCGCTCGTACCGCTCAAGTCCTGCCGCCGGACGGAGGCTCGGTGGCAGGTGCGGTATGA
- a CDS encoding ArsR/SmtB family transcription factor, which yields MTGSVGAFEDPSAEVLAEAAAAFGLLASSARLHLMWALSQGESDVTHLADRVGGALPAVSQHLAKLKLAGLVRSRREGRRQVYYVDDPDIVTVVQVMVGQLTARSQPALAPVRELHGAGG from the coding sequence GTGACGGGAAGCGTCGGTGCTTTCGAGGATCCGTCCGCCGAAGTTCTCGCCGAGGCGGCCGCCGCCTTCGGACTGCTCGCCTCTTCCGCCCGGCTGCACCTGATGTGGGCCCTGTCACAGGGTGAAAGCGACGTCACACACCTCGCCGACCGGGTCGGCGGCGCCCTGCCGGCGGTCAGCCAGCATCTGGCCAAGCTGAAGCTCGCCGGACTCGTCCGTTCCCGCCGTGAGGGCCGACGGCAGGTCTACTACGTCGACGACCCCGACATCGTCACCGTGGTGCAGGTGATGGTCGGGCAGCTGACCGCGCGATCCCAGCCCGCCCTCGCGCCCGTGCGCGAACTGCACGGCGCCGGTGGCTGA
- a CDS encoding TetR/AcrR family transcriptional regulator, producing the protein MSTEPSQATAAPEQRWRSYGPLALHPILLHAMEAFNEHGYHGTSVREIAGRVGVTVPALYYHYENKQALLSTLLETSMKDVLDRCRAAAEEAGEDPLPRFRGMVESIVLYMAHRKGLAFLDTEIRSLEPANRARYVALRDYLEHMLLDTVRAGVRQGTFTTPIPADAVRAVLAMCQGVANWYRESGSLTAEEVAERYVLLCLGTIGHPGTLGGGAVPGPRPRAARRRQA; encoded by the coding sequence TTGAGCACCGAGCCGAGTCAGGCCACCGCCGCTCCCGAGCAGCGCTGGCGCTCGTACGGACCGCTCGCACTGCACCCCATCCTTCTGCACGCCATGGAGGCGTTCAACGAGCACGGCTACCACGGCACTTCGGTCCGGGAGATCGCCGGCCGGGTCGGTGTCACCGTGCCCGCGCTCTATTACCACTACGAGAACAAACAGGCCCTTCTCTCCACGTTGCTGGAGACGTCCATGAAGGACGTCCTGGACCGCTGCCGGGCAGCCGCCGAGGAAGCCGGTGAGGACCCGCTGCCCCGTTTCCGCGGCATGGTGGAGTCGATCGTTCTCTACATGGCCCACCGCAAGGGGCTCGCGTTCCTGGACACCGAGATCCGCAGCCTGGAGCCCGCGAACCGCGCCCGTTACGTGGCACTGCGGGACTATCTGGAGCACATGCTGCTGGACACCGTGCGGGCGGGCGTCCGCCAGGGCACGTTCACCACGCCGATCCCGGCCGACGCCGTCCGGGCGGTCCTCGCCATGTGCCAGGGCGTCGCCAACTGGTACCGCGAGAGCGGGTCCCTGACCGCCGAGGAGGTCGCCGAGCGCTACGTCCTGCTGTGTCTCGGAACGATCGGACACCCTGGAACCCTCGGCGGCGGGGCCGTCCCCGGGCCGCGGCCACGGGCGGCCCGAAGGCGTCAGGCCTGA
- a CDS encoding ornithine cyclodeaminase family protein, whose amino-acid sequence MLVLGRSQVEALLDMDALIDALAPAMADLSAGRASVPDRVAALVPEHDGFLAAMPGFLPSAGVLMTKLVSLFPHNDGVGLPTHQALIVAFDPETGEPVALLDGTAITAARTGAASALSARLLAREDASVLAVLGTGVQARSHARAICRVRPIRQIRVAGRDPAKAAALAEELSAVLEADVRAVSGYAEALDGADIAAATTHAAEPVIRRPWLTPGVHITSVGFNPAGREIDDATIAEALVCVESRQAALAPLPAGSNDLLMPIRDGVITAEHVHAELGELVAGSRPGRTAPDQITLYKSVGVAAQDAAAAALVVASARERSIGEEITLR is encoded by the coding sequence ATGCTTGTTCTGGGCCGCTCGCAGGTCGAGGCCCTGCTCGACATGGACGCGCTGATCGACGCCCTGGCACCGGCGATGGCGGACCTCAGCGCGGGCCGCGCCTCGGTACCGGACCGCGTCGCCGCCCTGGTGCCCGAACACGACGGGTTCCTGGCGGCCATGCCGGGCTTCCTGCCGTCGGCCGGGGTGCTGATGACCAAACTCGTCTCACTCTTCCCGCACAACGACGGGGTGGGACTGCCTACGCATCAGGCGCTGATCGTGGCGTTCGATCCGGAGACCGGCGAGCCCGTCGCACTGCTGGACGGTACGGCCATCACCGCGGCACGCACCGGCGCCGCCTCCGCGCTCTCGGCACGGCTGCTGGCCCGCGAGGACGCGTCGGTGCTGGCCGTACTGGGCACGGGCGTTCAGGCCCGTTCCCACGCCCGCGCCATCTGCCGGGTCCGCCCGATCCGGCAGATCCGCGTGGCCGGCCGTGACCCGGCGAAGGCCGCCGCGCTGGCCGAGGAACTCTCGGCCGTGCTGGAGGCCGACGTCCGGGCAGTGTCCGGCTACGCCGAGGCGCTCGACGGCGCGGACATCGCCGCCGCGACGACGCACGCCGCCGAGCCCGTGATCCGCCGCCCCTGGCTGACACCCGGGGTGCACATCACGTCCGTGGGGTTCAACCCGGCCGGCCGCGAGATCGACGACGCCACCATCGCCGAGGCGCTGGTGTGCGTCGAATCGCGCCAGGCCGCGCTCGCCCCGCTCCCCGCGGGCAGCAACGACCTGCTCATGCCGATCCGCGACGGCGTCATCACCGCCGAACACGTACACGCCGAGCTGGGCGAACTCGTCGCGGGCAGCAGACCGGGGCGCACCGCGCCGGACCAGATCACCCTCTACAAATCCGTCGGTGTGGCAGCGCAGGACGCCGCGGCCGCGGCCCTGGTCGTCGCGTCCGCCCGCGAGCGGTCGATCGGCGAGGAGATCACGCTGCGGTGA
- the tatA gene encoding Sec-independent protein translocase subunit TatA: MLRNGLEPWHLLIVAIVIILMFGSKKLPEAARGLGKSMRILKSEAKAMKDEGATGPSADAARDTAAEPAPKAFQTATGASGTARPATANHAAH, from the coding sequence ATGCTCCGCAACGGACTGGAACCCTGGCACCTGCTGATCGTGGCGATCGTCATCATCCTGATGTTCGGGTCGAAGAAGCTGCCCGAGGCCGCCCGGGGGCTCGGCAAGTCGATGCGCATCCTCAAGAGCGAGGCCAAGGCCATGAAGGACGAGGGTGCCACCGGGCCCTCCGCCGACGCGGCGCGGGACACGGCGGCCGAGCCGGCGCCGAAGGCCTTTCAGACCGCGACCGGGGCCTCCGGGACGGCCCGGCCGGCAACGGCGAACCACGCGGCACACTGA
- a CDS encoding zinc ribbon domain-containing protein, translating to MDGEIYFSNNYRDLCERNGTGAGFQFEFSCSRCYDTWRSPFEPYSGERAATWLRKGTDVAWSLLGNTGRGVTSAADGLAGAGWGRARDQAFERAIGNAQGHFNRCARCTDYVCGRCWNAAQGLCLRCAPDTAAEATAAQQRGLNDMAAQRAYMAGQQAGQSYDPTDPRQLVCPRCRTETHGAAYCSGCGHHLAQTTQCASCSGVVPDGAAFCPGCGARR from the coding sequence ATGGACGGCGAGATCTACTTCAGCAACAACTACCGCGACTTGTGCGAGCGCAACGGCACAGGAGCCGGCTTCCAGTTCGAGTTCTCGTGCTCGCGGTGCTACGACACCTGGCGCTCGCCTTTCGAGCCGTACAGCGGTGAACGGGCCGCCACCTGGCTCAGGAAAGGGACGGACGTGGCCTGGAGCCTGCTGGGCAACACGGGTCGCGGGGTCACGTCCGCGGCCGACGGACTCGCCGGGGCCGGCTGGGGACGAGCCCGCGACCAGGCCTTCGAGCGGGCGATCGGCAACGCGCAGGGCCATTTCAATCGTTGCGCACGCTGCACGGACTACGTCTGTGGACGCTGCTGGAACGCGGCGCAGGGCCTGTGTCTCCGCTGCGCCCCCGACACCGCGGCGGAGGCCACGGCGGCCCAGCAGCGTGGGCTGAACGACATGGCGGCGCAGCGGGCGTACATGGCGGGGCAGCAGGCCGGGCAGAGCTACGACCCCACCGATCCCCGGCAGTTGGTCTGCCCCAGGTGTCGTACCGAGACGCACGGAGCGGCCTACTGCTCCGGCTGCGGTCATCACCTCGCCCAGACGACGCAGTGCGCCTCCTGCTCCGGCGTCGTGCCGGACGGCGCGGCCTTCTGTCCGGGCTGCGGAGCACGGAGGTAG
- a CDS encoding MerR family transcriptional regulator gives MAELAGVSVRTLHHYDEIGLVRSSARTAAGYRAYSAGDVERLREVLAYRRLGFGLREIADLVDDPATDAVARLRRLRRLLLEQRDRAAATVAAIDRELEARAMGIRTTPEEQLKVFGAQLYDAIGSAYPATRRTEPRIAARLWEALGDARTVLNVGAGTGSYEPSDRQVTAVEPSAVMRAQRPAGAAPCVAAAAENLPFADQSFDAAMAFSTVHHWRDPIAGLREMRRVARRVVVFTYDASDTGRRQRFWLTRDYLPEFADLLVGRPSLADLTRAIGGRAEPVLIPWDCADGFFEAYWRRPEAYLEEPVRRAVSVWTRVGPEAEQRAVNSLRDDLASGRWTERNRDLVALDTAELGLRLLIA, from the coding sequence GTGGCGGAGCTGGCCGGTGTCAGCGTCCGCACACTGCATCACTACGACGAGATCGGCCTCGTACGGTCGTCCGCGCGGACGGCGGCCGGATACCGCGCCTACTCGGCGGGCGACGTGGAGAGGCTGCGGGAGGTGCTCGCCTACCGGCGGCTGGGCTTCGGACTGCGCGAGATCGCGGATCTGGTCGACGACCCGGCCACCGACGCGGTCGCGCGTCTTCGCCGGCTGCGCCGCCTGTTGCTGGAACAGCGCGACCGCGCGGCTGCCACGGTGGCGGCCATCGACAGGGAGCTGGAGGCACGCGCGATGGGGATCAGGACGACGCCGGAAGAACAACTGAAGGTGTTCGGGGCGCAGTTGTACGACGCCATCGGGTCCGCCTACCCGGCGACGCGGCGCACAGAGCCACGGATCGCAGCGAGGCTCTGGGAAGCGCTCGGGGACGCACGGACCGTACTGAACGTCGGGGCCGGAACCGGCTCGTACGAGCCCTCCGACCGACAAGTCACCGCCGTGGAACCGTCGGCCGTCATGCGGGCCCAGCGTCCCGCGGGTGCGGCGCCGTGCGTGGCCGCCGCCGCGGAGAACCTCCCGTTCGCGGACCAGTCCTTCGACGCCGCGATGGCCTTCAGCACCGTTCACCACTGGCGGGACCCGATCGCGGGTCTGCGGGAGATGCGGCGTGTGGCCCGCCGCGTGGTGGTGTTCACGTACGACGCCAGTGATACCGGCCGACGACAGCGGTTCTGGCTCACCCGCGACTACCTGCCCGAGTTCGCGGACCTTCTCGTCGGCCGGCCTTCGCTCGCCGACCTGACCCGTGCGATCGGGGGCCGCGCGGAGCCGGTGCTCATCCCGTGGGACTGCGCCGACGGCTTCTTCGAGGCCTACTGGCGCCGACCGGAGGCGTACCTGGAGGAACCCGTGCGCCGCGCGGTGTCGGTATGGACCAGAGTCGGCCCCGAGGCCGAGCAGCGGGCGGTGAACAGTCTCCGCGACGACCTCGCCTCGGGCCGGTGGACCGAACGCAACCGAGACCTCGTCGCCCTCGACACCGCAGAACTCGGCCTCCGCCTGCTCATCGCCTGA